The DNA segment GTTTTTGCGCAAACCCAGCCTCAATGGCTTTTTGTACTTCCGCCCGCAATTCGTCCATAGAGCCGATGCACTTCATTTCGCTGCCATCTTCCGTTAACCAAACGTTTAAGGGCGTGCCCCAGTAGCGGGAGCGGGAAAGGTTCCAGTCTACCAGATTTTCCAGCCAATTGCCGAAGCGACCTTTGCCGGTACTTTCCGGCTGCCAGTTTATCTGGTTGTTCTTCTCAATGAGTTTATCCCGGTAGGCAGTCGTTTTCACGAACCACGATTCCAGCGGGTAGTAAAGAATAGGTTTGTCAGTGCGCCAGCAATGCGGGTAATTGTGTACGTATTTCTCTACGAGGAACGCTTTGTTCTCCTGCTTCAGCTTCACCACAATGTCAATGTTCACATCGGTGTAGCCATCCTCATCAGTATAGTCTTTTACGTAGCGCCCGGCAAAATCAGCAACCTGTTCCACGAATTTCCCGGTGCGGTCCACCAGCGGAATTTGCTTCAGCGGGTTTTTTGGATCGGTAACAGTGATCGCAGGAATGTCCTTCTGCTTCGCCACCAGGTAATCGTCAGCGCCAAAAGTCGGGGCAATGTGTACAATGCCAGTTCCTTCCTCGGTGCTGACAAAATCGCCAGTGACCACACGGAAAGCATCGCCCTCCGGCTGCACGTAAGGCAGCAGTTGTTCGTAGTGCATACCTTCGAGGTCGCTGCCCTTCATCTCTCCGGTCACGCGGTAAGGTATAATCTTCTGCCCTTCATCGTAGCTGTCAAAATCCAGTTCCGCGCCTTCAGGATTAAAATATTTGCCAACACTGTCCTTGCCGAGGATAAGCTCCACCGGCTGGTGTGTGTAGCGGTTATAGGTTTTTATCTTAACGTAATCAATGTTTTTCCCCACGGCCAGTGCTGCATTTGAAGGCAGCGTCCAGGGCGTGGTTGTCCAGGCCAGGAAGTAGGTGTTCTCCTGCCCAATCACTTTAAACTGCGCCACCACCGTAACATCCTTCACCTCGCGGTAGCAGCCCGGCTGGTTCAGTTCGTGCGAACTCAGCCCCGTACCCGCAGCAGGCGAATAGGGCTGAATGGTATAGCCCCGGTACAGCAGTCCTTTGTCGAACAACTGCTTCAGCAGCCACCATATACTCTCAATATAATCCGGCTCGTAAGTGAGGTAAGGATTGTCCAGGTCCAGCCAGAAACCGATTTTGCGGGTAAGGTCGTCCCACACGCCCTTGAATTTCATCACGTCCTTGCGGCACTCGGCATTGTAGTCCGCCACCGATATCTTCTCGCCAATATCCTCCTTGCGGATGTTGAGGCGCTTTTCCACCTGCAACTCCACCGGCAGGCCGTGCGTGTCCCAGCCGCCCTTGCGCTCCACCTTGAATCCTTGCAGCGTTTTGTAGCGGCAAAAAATATCCTTGATCGTGCGCCCCAGCACATGGTGAATGCCCGGCATTCCATTGGCGGAAGGCGGCCCCTCGTAAAAAACAAAAGGCGGCTGCCCTTCGCGCGTACGAATGCTCTTTTGGAAGATGTCATGCTTCTCCCAATACTTCAGAATTTCTTCTGAAATAGCCGTCAGATCAAGGCTTTTGTGCTCTTTGTATTTCACAGGGCAAAAAAATTCAGGCGCAAAGATAATGGTTTGGGTAGTGGGGTAGTAGGTCGATTTACCTGGAAACATCCCGGTCTAATTTCCGTTCTCTTTATAAATTTGCAGTAGATTTACAAGCCATAGTATATTGCACTAATGACGAAGACATCCATAGAAAGGCTGATACCGATTCAGGAAAGTCATTCCGTGAAGGAAGCGGTTATCTCTCTTTTTTTAAAAGAGCCTTTGCCTAACCCGGAATGCTTTGAATCTCTTAAGCCTATTCTCAATTTTGATCAGATCGAATATTTGAACTTTGTGTCGTTTCCATTTAAGTTTGAAAAAGGTACCTTATCTGCCAAGCCTCCCTTAACCAATGATAAGTTGGGGTTTAAGCTAATTGCATTTAAAAATGGACTGATTGACCATGTTCTACAAGGGTTAAACAACCCCGATCATACAATACTATCTTTCCACACTTTAATGTATAAGAGTTGGACAGACTTTTTAGCAGCATATAAAAATAAAGTGAGCAAGGCTTTTGATATTATAAACGGTAATCCTATTTATGCCGTAAGCCTTCATTATATTGATGAGTTTATGTGGAAAAGTAAAGGAGCTATACCTCAACAGGCAATATTTAAAAAAAGCAACAAAGTTTTACCGGATGATTTTTATAATAGTATAAATTCAGAGTTTCTAAGGACTACCGAGACCGATCAAGGAAAATATGACCGTTTGCATGTAAAAGTAAATTCCAAGGAGCTGCAACCAATGCTCATTATCAGCCATAACTTAACACAAATTTTACCTGAAGCTGAGCCTATAAGAGGGCCGTTAGACAAGGATGTATTAGAAAGCCTGGAATTAGCTCATACATCTAACAAGGAAACACTAAGGCAAATTTTAAAACTTAATGTTCAAAATAAAATTGGACTAAACGATTAATTTATGAATTATTTATTTAACGATAACATCCAAACAGTTCAGGCATGTGAATTTCCATCTATTATTACACCTAATACATTGGAGCTAAGAGATGCTTATAGTCAATGGAATTTTATTAAGCAATTGGAAGATAATTGGGACGGTTATGGTGCCGTAACACCCTCCGTTTCCACGAGTTGGAATGTGCTTGCTTTGATACATAAGCTTCAAGCATATCTCAAATCATCACCTTTTCTTTTTCCAAATCCACATGGAACTATCTCAATTGAGGTAGAAGGTCGCAATAATGTCATTATAGAATTTGAGGTAGGTATTGATGAGGGCCACTTCTATATTAAAGGAGAGGAAGTTATGAAGTGGGGATATATGAATACGAATGCTGAAGAAGATCTACCTTCAACCGTCAAGA comes from the Bacteroidia bacterium genome and includes:
- a CDS encoding TIGR04255 family protein, which encodes MKEAVISLFLKEPLPNPECFESLKPILNFDQIEYLNFVSFPFKFEKGTLSAKPPLTNDKLGFKLIAFKNGLIDHVLQGLNNPDHTILSFHTLMYKSWTDFLAAYKNKVSKAFDIINGNPIYAVSLHYIDEFMWKSKGAIPQQAIFKKSNKVLPDDFYNSINSEFLRTTETDQGKYDRLHVKVNSKELQPMLIISHNLTQILPEAEPIRGPLDKDVLESLELAHTSNKETLRQILKLNVQNKIGLND